The Pedobacter roseus genome contains a region encoding:
- a CDS encoding sialate O-acetylesterase: MKLKLIIFLNLACCLVASATVKPASIFTDHMVLQQQSNVAIWGWAKPSTKVKINTSWNKQNYTITSDRNGKWKIKVATPSAGGPYNIELNDGEKLVLTDILIGEVWFCGGQSNMEMPMKGFKSQPIIGSNEAILKSTNKNIRLYTVPRSSITERQENSKPSKWKLAAPETVSNFSATAYYFGSLLSEMLNVPIGIINDSYGGSTIEAWMSPEDLKAFPEIKIPSKTDTIKEVSRTPTTLYNGMLYPVIGYGIKGAIWYQGESNYERPDRYEDLFPAMVASWRKNWDNGDFPFYYAQIAPYNYTQLPPYHIGGKFNSAFLRDAQRKSQTKIPNSGMAVLMDIGEEKSIHPANKKQGGIRLAYLALAQTYGIKGFGALSPNYDSFTVDKNKAVIKFQNAANGLTSFGKDLALFEVAGADHKFYPAKATITGSSITVSAEQVKVPVAVRYAFKDFVTGDLFGNDGLPVSSFRTDDWDN, translated from the coding sequence ATGAAATTAAAACTCATCATATTCTTAAATCTCGCATGTTGCCTTGTTGCATCAGCCACCGTTAAACCTGCATCGATTTTTACCGATCACATGGTGTTACAGCAACAAAGCAATGTTGCAATATGGGGCTGGGCCAAACCTTCTACCAAAGTAAAAATCAACACCTCCTGGAACAAACAGAACTACACGATTACTTCTGATCGGAATGGTAAATGGAAGATAAAAGTTGCTACTCCGTCAGCTGGTGGCCCATACAATATTGAATTAAACGATGGTGAAAAACTTGTCCTGACCGACATTTTAATTGGCGAAGTTTGGTTTTGTGGTGGCCAGTCGAACATGGAAATGCCCATGAAAGGCTTTAAAAGTCAGCCGATAATTGGCTCCAACGAAGCAATTTTAAAATCTACTAATAAAAATATCAGACTTTATACTGTTCCGCGTTCCTCCATCACCGAACGACAAGAAAACAGCAAACCTTCAAAATGGAAATTAGCTGCGCCTGAAACCGTTTCCAATTTCAGTGCCACTGCCTATTATTTTGGCTCTCTATTAAGCGAAATGTTAAATGTTCCTATCGGGATCATCAACGATAGTTATGGAGGTTCTACCATTGAGGCCTGGATGTCGCCAGAGGATTTAAAAGCATTCCCTGAGATTAAAATCCCTTCAAAAACCGACACCATAAAAGAAGTAAGCAGAACACCCACAACTTTATATAACGGTATGCTTTATCCGGTAATCGGTTATGGCATCAAAGGCGCCATCTGGTATCAGGGCGAATCGAATTACGAACGTCCAGACCGCTACGAAGATTTATTCCCTGCAATGGTTGCATCCTGGAGAAAAAACTGGGATAATGGTGATTTTCCTTTCTATTATGCTCAAATCGCGCCCTACAACTATACCCAATTGCCACCTTATCATATTGGCGGGAAATTTAACTCGGCCTTTTTAAGAGATGCGCAACGTAAATCCCAAACTAAAATTCCAAATTCGGGGATGGCAGTTTTAATGGATATTGGCGAGGAAAAATCAATCCATCCCGCAAATAAAAAACAGGGTGGAATACGTTTAGCTTACCTGGCCTTGGCCCAAACTTACGGCATAAAAGGTTTTGGTGCATTAAGTCCAAACTATGACTCTTTCACGGTTGATAAAAATAAAGCGGTCATCAAGTTTCAAAATGCAGCAAATGGTCTAACTTCGTTTGGCAAAGATTTGGCCTTATTTGAAGTAGCAGGAGCAGACCATAAATTTTACCCCGCAAAAGCAACCATAACCGGAAGTAGCATCACCGTTTCAGCAGAGCAGGTTAAGGTACCGGTAGCTGTTCGTTATGCCTTTAAAGATTTTGTAACCGGCGATTTATTTGGGAACGATGGTTTACCTGTTTCCTCATTCCGCACTGATGATTGGGATAACTAA
- a CDS encoding aceric acid hydrolase, which yields MKALKNSVFITLCLISLCVQAQDKALVNTSNSPYAKLHSINMTDVTWTKGFWADRFKVATETMVPNMWAIYNDPKISHAFENFKIAAGLDTGSHSGPSFHDGDYYKTLEAVAVLYASTKNPKLNEMMDNAIAIIGKSQREDGYIYTKAMIEQRKTGSKNQFQDRLSFESYNIGHLMTAGCIHYRATGKMILLNIAKKATDYLYNFYKSASPTLARNAICPSHYMGVVEMYRTTKDPRYLELAQHLIAIKGKIDDGTDDNQDRIPFLQQTKAMGHAVRANYLYAGVADLYAETGKDSLLNTLNLMWDDVNQHKMYITGGCGSLYDGTSPDGTSYNPADVQKIHQAFGRDFQLPNFTAHNETCANIGNVLWNWRMLQITSDAKYADVMELALHNSVLSGISLDGKNFLYTNPLAQSDDLPFKQRWSKDRLPYIALSNCCPPNVVRTIAEVSDYAYSCSDKGLWFNLYGGNNLSTTLTNGQKISLSQETNYPWDGKIKITIKEIANKAYSLFLRIPSWTHDAQITINGKTENIKAISGTYAEISRVWKKGDVVELNLPMEATLIEANPLVEENRNQVAVKRGPIVYCLESTDLPGKSIFNAFIPASTKFEAKPINIDGAVMMSLVGNAKMVEPNNWKNVLYRPIEDKNTTTAIKLVPYFAWGNRGHSEMSVWLPVSR from the coding sequence TAGCCACCGAAACCATGGTACCGAATATGTGGGCCATTTATAACGATCCGAAAATCAGTCATGCTTTTGAAAATTTCAAAATTGCCGCAGGTTTAGATACAGGTTCACACTCCGGACCATCTTTTCATGATGGCGATTATTATAAAACTTTGGAGGCCGTGGCCGTTTTATATGCTTCTACGAAAAATCCAAAGCTGAACGAAATGATGGATAATGCTATTGCCATAATCGGTAAATCGCAACGCGAAGATGGCTACATTTATACCAAAGCAATGATCGAGCAGCGCAAAACAGGCTCTAAAAACCAGTTTCAAGATCGTTTGAGCTTCGAATCGTACAATATTGGCCATTTAATGACGGCAGGCTGCATCCATTACCGTGCAACAGGAAAAATGATACTGCTCAACATTGCTAAAAAGGCAACCGATTATTTATATAATTTCTATAAATCGGCATCACCAACTTTGGCAAGAAATGCAATATGTCCTTCACATTACATGGGCGTGGTAGAAATGTACCGTACAACTAAAGACCCACGTTATTTAGAACTGGCGCAGCATTTAATTGCGATTAAAGGAAAAATTGATGATGGTACAGATGACAACCAGGACCGAATCCCTTTTTTGCAGCAAACCAAAGCCATGGGCCATGCCGTACGTGCAAACTACCTTTATGCTGGCGTCGCTGATTTATATGCCGAAACGGGCAAAGATTCGTTATTAAATACCCTTAACTTAATGTGGGATGATGTCAATCAGCACAAAATGTACATCACGGGTGGTTGTGGTTCACTTTATGATGGAACATCGCCCGATGGCACATCCTATAATCCGGCCGATGTGCAGAAAATTCACCAGGCTTTTGGTCGTGATTTTCAATTGCCAAATTTTACCGCACATAACGAAACCTGCGCCAACATCGGCAACGTACTTTGGAACTGGCGCATGTTGCAGATTACAAGTGATGCAAAATATGCCGATGTGATGGAACTGGCTTTGCACAACAGCGTTTTGTCTGGAATTAGTTTGGATGGGAAAAACTTTTTATACACCAATCCTTTGGCTCAATCAGACGACTTACCTTTTAAGCAACGCTGGTCGAAAGATAGGTTGCCCTATATCGCATTATCCAATTGCTGCCCGCCAAACGTGGTCAGGACGATAGCTGAAGTGAGTGATTATGCTTACAGCTGTTCAGATAAAGGTCTCTGGTTTAATTTATATGGTGGCAATAACTTAAGTACTACATTAACTAATGGTCAGAAAATTTCTTTATCCCAGGAAACCAATTATCCCTGGGATGGGAAGATCAAAATCACTATAAAAGAAATAGCAAACAAAGCTTATTCATTATTTCTGAGAATCCCGTCATGGACGCATGATGCACAGATCACCATTAATGGAAAAACTGAAAATATTAAAGCCATTTCCGGAACTTATGCAGAAATCAGCCGCGTTTGGAAAAAGGGCGATGTGGTGGAACTAAATCTCCCAATGGAGGCTACTTTGATCGAAGCTAATCCACTGGTCGAAGAAAACAGAAATCAGGTAGCGGTAAAACGCGGACCAATTGTTTACTGTTTAGAATCGACAGATTTACCTGGTAAAAGTATTTTTAACGCCTTTATTCCGGCTTCGACCAAATTTGAGGCTAAACCGATTAATATTGATGGCGCTGTTATGATGAGTTTAGTAGGAAATGCAAAAATGGTTGAGCCAAACAACTGGAAAAATGTGTTGTACAGGCCAATTGAAGATAAAAATACAACAACAGCAATTAAACTGGTACCATACTTTGCCTGGGGAAACCGTGGTCATTCAGAAATGTCGGTATGGTTGCCTGTAAGTAGATGA